The window AACTGCACGCCAAAAATGCTGACTTCTGATGGCCGAAGTCATCCGCATGTTTATAACGCAGCAGAAATCCCGGCGAAAGCATCAGTTCCTTTTCAATAGCTTGCAGATGTTTCGCAGCAAGGTCTTTCGGCTTGTCGTGAAAGTACCCTAGCGTGATTAACTGCAAAGCGCTGGCATCCAATTCGTCAGATCCCAAAGCTTGGGCGTAGGCACCTTTCTTTTGCGAATAACACTTTTCCAAAAGAGCTGCGGCATAGTTCATAGCGTGCTCTGCGCGGGCAGCAAGATCCTCGTCATTCATCAAACGCGCCACTTTTCTAACAGCGGCACTTCCCGCCCAATGAAACATCAATGTGTAAGAGTGTATGGCCTGTTTTCCGCGAAACTCCCAAACACCATTATCCGGTGTCTCCATGGTCTTTTCAATGTAGCGTAGAATACTTTTCATAAGACGCACGGAGGTCTGATCCACTCTTCCGACAAGTCTTTCATCGACGAATAAACGAAACACCGCCAACAAAATTTGTCCGTAAGCATCGTGCTGAATTTGCAAAGCCGCTTCGTTACCAATGCGCACGGGCCTGTTGCCAAGATAACCATCAAGTGCCAACTCGATCTCGGTCATCTCTGCAGAGCCATCTATACAATATACGGGCTGAAGAGAAGAAAGATCATGAGGATTGAGGTTTTCAACGAAGTGCGCGTATTTTTCTATTTCGTCGAACTGACCTAAAGAGTTCAAAGCAGACAAAGTGTAATAGGTGTCGCGCAGCCAACAAAAACGATAATCCCAATTACGTCCTTCATCATGAATCTCGGGAAGACTCGTCGTGCATGAGGCGATGATCCCGCCGGTGTCCTCATACTGATGAAGTTTTAAAACCAGCGCGGACCTAATCACTTCCTTCTGAAAGACCTGCGGTAAATGACAATTCTCTACCCACGTCGTCCAATAATTCTTTGTACGTTTGTAAAAATCTTCAAAAGTCGCCTGCAACGGTCCTTCTAGGGGAATGCCCCAGGAAAGAATGAAATATAAATCTTCTGTAACTGTGAATTCCTTTTCTTCCACGATATAGGTCAACGAAGCATTTGTGGTAAGCCGCACAGACTGTTCAAGGCCCTCATATCGCAGATGATTACTACCCATCATCACTCGGGGTTGAACTTTTCCATAGTCACCAACGGGATTGCATTTCACAGTGACACGCGGACGACCTGATAATTTTTTAATTTTGCGAAAGAGCATCAAGGGTTTATGATAACGCTCGAATAAATTAAATCTAGGGGCGAAGTCGATCACTTCAAAAGCACCATCTGAAGTTTCTATGCGAGTGGACAGAATATTGGTGTTTTTAATATACGACTGTGACGAAGTAAAATTGCTACCCGAAGGTATAAAAGAAAAACGTCCGCCTTTTTCGGAATCTAAAAGCGGACCAAAGATAAAGCTAGAGTCGAATCTAGGCCAGCACAACCAGCTAATATTAGCTTTCGCATCGACCAACGCAGAATAGGCACAGTTGCCTATCAAACCATGATTGTAACGATGAGGTGAATTGAACTTAACGCCTTCCATTTTTCAGACCTTTCATTAAAAACCAAAATCCCTTTCGTTCGGAGGACTTTGATGTCAGAAAAACCAAAAAGAATTTTCATCAGCAACCGGCTGCCCTTCAACATTTCCGCCGATGGCGAACTAAAAAGAGGAAGTGGTGGACTTGTTTCTGCGTTGCTCGGTGTAAGTCTTGACGAACCCTTCGCCTGGTTTGGATTTGATACGGACAAAGAAGAAGCCGAGCGATTGCGCAACAAAGTCCATGAAGTTCATCCTCATCTACAAAGTTATCCTGTTTATATTTCGAAGGAAAGGTACGAAAAGTACTACGACGGCTTTTCTAATGAAATTATCTGGCCGCTTTTCCACTATGAAAGTCAATTGACAAACTTCAATCGCGAAAACTGGAATGCTTACAAAGAAGCAAATGAAATCATGGCCAATGAAATCGCGAAAGTGGCAACTGACAAAGACACAATCTGGATTCATGATTTTCATTTTCTTCTTTTGCCGCTTCTATTGCGCGAACGTTTGCCGCAAGTAAGAATCGGTTTTTTTCTGCACATTCCATTTCCTAGTGCCGAACAGTTTCGCCAGTTGCCAGTGCGTGAAGAGATTTTATCAGCGATGCTCCATTCGGATCTCATTGGTTTTCATGAGCACTCCTACTTAAGACAGTTCACGGTCAGTTTGAAATCCATTTTAGGATTGGACACGTCATTTTTTAAAGCCGATATCAACGGCCACACGGCGCACTTGGGCGTGTATCCAATCAGTATCGAAAGTGATGCTTATAAGGCCAAAGCCTCGTCGGCGGAGGTTCAGCAAAAATGCGACTACTACGCCAGCGTGAGCAACGTGCCTTTCACCATTCTGGGTGTGGACCGTCTTGACTACACGAAGGGGCTAGAACTAAAGCTATTTGGCTTGCAAAGAGCTTTGCAAAAATACCCTGAACTGATCGGCAAGATTTCTTTGATCCAAATCGCAGTTCCTACAAGGGAAAAAGTGCCCGCATATATGGATTTGAAAAAAGACATCGAGCAACTCGTGGGGTCGATCAATGGTCAGTTTGGGACACCTGAATACATTCCCGTTCATTATATTTTTAAATCGATCTCTGAAGTAGAGCTTTTGGCATTGTACCGCAGTTCAAGCGCGGCCTTAATAACTAGCAAGCGCG is drawn from Bdellovibrio sp. ArHS and contains these coding sequences:
- a CDS encoding glycoside hydrolase family 15 protein; its protein translation is MEGVKFNSPHRYNHGLIGNCAYSALVDAKANISWLCWPRFDSSFIFGPLLDSEKGGRFSFIPSGSNFTSSQSYIKNTNILSTRIETSDGAFEVIDFAPRFNLFERYHKPLMLFRKIKKLSGRPRVTVKCNPVGDYGKVQPRVMMGSNHLRYEGLEQSVRLTTNASLTYIVEEKEFTVTEDLYFILSWGIPLEGPLQATFEDFYKRTKNYWTTWVENCHLPQVFQKEVIRSALVLKLHQYEDTGGIIASCTTSLPEIHDEGRNWDYRFCWLRDTYYTLSALNSLGQFDEIEKYAHFVENLNPHDLSSLQPVYCIDGSAEMTEIELALDGYLGNRPVRIGNEAALQIQHDAYGQILLAVFRLFVDERLVGRVDQTSVRLMKSILRYIEKTMETPDNGVWEFRGKQAIHSYTLMFHWAGSAAVRKVARLMNDEDLAARAEHAMNYAAALLEKCYSQKKGAYAQALGSDELDASALQLITLGYFHDKPKDLAAKHLQAIEKELMLSPGFLLRYKHADDFGHQKSAFLACSFWYVEALAQLGRADEAEEILKKIIATQNHVGLMSEDFDVETQSQWGNFPQTYSHVGLINCAFAIDKMLAGPSFF